The following are encoded in a window of Phreatobacter oligotrophus genomic DNA:
- a CDS encoding sulfite exporter TauE/SafE family protein, which yields MPNDLLSGLSGALVGAILGLVGGGGSVLAVPLLVYGVGVSSTHVAIGTSALAVAASALANLMGHWRAGTVKWRCGLTFAAAGVVGAFAGSMAAKAVDGAQLLALFGALMIMVGIAMFLKRKAEGDPAVRLNRASARHLLPALIAGGLGVGLLSGFFGIGGGFLIVPALMVATGMSLPFAIGTSLIAVTAFGAATATSYAMSGLIDWRIAGIFVLGGVLGGMGGGALGRLLAGRKGALGTVLAGVIVVVGLYVVARSIGATVD from the coding sequence ATGCCGAACGATCTGCTCTCGGGCCTGTCCGGGGCCCTCGTCGGCGCGATCCTCGGCCTCGTCGGTGGTGGGGGATCGGTGCTGGCCGTGCCGCTGCTCGTCTATGGCGTCGGCGTCTCCTCGACCCATGTCGCCATCGGCACCAGCGCGCTCGCGGTTGCCGCGAGCGCCCTGGCCAATCTCATGGGGCACTGGCGTGCCGGCACGGTGAAATGGCGCTGCGGCCTGACCTTTGCCGCCGCCGGTGTCGTCGGCGCTTTCGCGGGTTCGATGGCGGCCAAGGCGGTCGATGGCGCCCAGCTTCTGGCGCTGTTCGGCGCGCTGATGATCATGGTCGGTATCGCCATGTTCCTGAAGCGCAAGGCCGAGGGCGATCCGGCGGTGCGGCTTAACCGGGCCTCGGCGCGGCACCTCCTGCCGGCCCTCATCGCGGGCGGCCTCGGCGTCGGGCTGCTCAGCGGCTTCTTCGGGATCGGTGGAGGCTTCCTCATCGTGCCGGCCCTGATGGTGGCGACCGGCATGTCGCTGCCCTTCGCCATCGGCACCTCGCTCATTGCCGTGACCGCCTTCGGCGCCGCGACCGCCACCAGCTATGCCATGTCCGGCCTGATCGACTGGCGTATCGCGGGCATCTTCGTCCTCGGGGGCGTCCTGGGCGGGATGGGCGGCGGCGCCTTGGGTCGCTTGCTCGCCGGCCGCAAGGGCGCCCTCGGCACCGTGCTCGCAGGCGTGATCGTCGTCGTCGGGCTCTATGTGGTCGCCCGCAGCATCGGTGCGACCGTCGACTGA
- a CDS encoding ArsR/SmtB family transcription factor — translation MNSGLEAVDPAAFEANALEVADVLRALANERRLQILCVLMEREETNVGTLVSRIGISQSALSQHLAKMRDEGILAFRRESQTLWYRIVDPRIRELMAELYRLHCQKA, via the coding sequence ATGAACTCGGGTCTTGAAGCGGTCGATCCCGCGGCTTTCGAAGCCAATGCGCTGGAAGTCGCCGATGTCCTGCGCGCCCTCGCCAATGAGCGGCGCCTGCAGATCCTCTGCGTCCTGATGGAGCGGGAGGAAACCAATGTCGGGACGCTCGTCAGCCGGATCGGCATCAGCCAGTCCGCGCTGTCCCAGCACCTCGCCAAGATGCGCGACGAGGGCATCCTCGCCTTTCGCCGGGAGAGCCAGACGCTCTGGTACCGCATCGTCGATCCCCGCATCCGCGAGCTCATGGCCGAACTCTATCGCCTGCACTGCCAAAAGGCCTGA
- the phaC gene encoding class I poly(R)-hydroxyalkanoic acid synthase, whose amino-acid sequence MTSTAKSKAKSVSKSAPKPSAKVASQPAAKAAVKEATKAAPPKPTPPKPVPGKPPILRVVASATPSPASKPKAPARAPLSVQLAEDRTPPEAPKPAPLMPPPVMMNPPVAKIAAPKPADAKPADAKPAESKAGPASDTADDPFKLQALDVERLAGNIARMVELGGKALAAYLKPRETGEHPTDSPEGVAEVTKTLGHVAEFWLKDPSRAVAAQTEIVTRYMDLWSKSLKAMAGEPVEPAVKPDPRDARFKDPQWEKNPFFDFLKQFYLVTTSLADKFVNEAELDEHLKHKAAFYAKQIANALSPSNFVVTNPELLRETISSNAENLVRGMKMFAEDIERGGGDLKIRQSDDSQFALGVNLAMTPGKVVFENDLIQLIQYEPTTPSVGKIPLVIVPPWINKFYILDLTQEKSFIRWAVSQGLTVFVVSWVNPDQRHAHKSFDDYMLEGPLAAFRVAGEITGEEKVHAIGYCVGGTLLAVALAYMAARDIDLVETATFFTTQVDFTYAGDLKVFVDEEQIQTLEKRMAQTGYLEGKQMANAFNMLRSNDLIWSYFVNNYMKGKQPMPFDLLYWNADSPRMPAANHSFYLRHCYLQNDLSQGRMVVAGETLDLKKVTVPVYNLAAREDHIAPARSVFLGSQSFGGPVDYVMAGSGHIAGVVNPPEKKKYQFWTGGRPEGAFEDWVAKAEEHPGSWWPHWREWIRSHDGEEVPARRPGSNAHPPIEDAPGRYVKVKD is encoded by the coding sequence GTGACGTCGACGGCCAAGTCCAAGGCCAAGTCCGTATCCAAGTCGGCGCCCAAGCCCTCCGCCAAGGTCGCCAGTCAGCCGGCCGCCAAGGCCGCGGTGAAGGAGGCGACGAAAGCCGCGCCCCCCAAACCGACGCCTCCCAAGCCCGTGCCCGGCAAACCGCCGATCCTCCGGGTGGTGGCGTCGGCCACGCCCTCGCCGGCCAGCAAGCCCAAGGCCCCTGCCCGCGCGCCGCTCTCCGTCCAGTTGGCCGAAGACCGCACCCCGCCCGAGGCCCCCAAGCCGGCGCCCCTCATGCCGCCGCCGGTGATGATGAACCCGCCGGTCGCGAAGATCGCCGCGCCCAAACCCGCGGACGCCAAACCTGCGGACGCCAAGCCTGCGGAGAGCAAGGCAGGCCCCGCCTCCGATACCGCCGATGATCCCTTCAAGCTGCAGGCCCTGGATGTCGAGCGGCTGGCCGGGAACATTGCCCGCATGGTGGAGCTCGGCGGCAAGGCCCTGGCCGCCTATCTCAAGCCGCGCGAAACCGGAGAGCACCCGACGGATTCGCCCGAGGGGGTCGCCGAGGTCACCAAGACCCTCGGCCATGTCGCGGAATTCTGGCTCAAGGACCCGTCCCGCGCCGTCGCCGCGCAGACCGAGATCGTCACCCGCTACATGGACCTCTGGTCGAAGTCGCTGAAGGCCATGGCTGGCGAGCCGGTGGAGCCCGCGGTGAAGCCCGACCCGCGGGACGCCCGGTTCAAGGACCCGCAATGGGAGAAGAACCCGTTCTTCGACTTCCTGAAGCAGTTCTACCTCGTCACGACCAGCCTCGCCGACAAGTTCGTCAACGAGGCCGAGCTCGACGAGCACCTCAAGCACAAGGCGGCCTTCTACGCCAAGCAGATCGCCAACGCGCTGTCGCCCTCCAACTTCGTCGTCACCAATCCCGAACTGCTGCGCGAGACGATCTCGTCCAATGCCGAGAACCTGGTGCGCGGCATGAAGATGTTCGCCGAGGATATCGAGCGCGGCGGCGGCGACCTGAAGATCCGCCAGTCCGACGACAGCCAGTTTGCGCTGGGCGTCAACCTCGCCATGACGCCCGGCAAGGTGGTCTTCGAGAACGACCTGATCCAGCTGATCCAGTACGAGCCGACCACGCCGAGCGTCGGCAAGATCCCGCTGGTCATCGTGCCGCCCTGGATCAACAAGTTCTACATCCTCGACCTCACCCAGGAGAAAAGCTTCATCCGCTGGGCGGTGTCGCAAGGCCTCACGGTCTTCGTGGTCTCCTGGGTCAATCCGGACCAGCGCCACGCCCACAAGAGCTTCGACGACTACATGCTGGAGGGCCCGCTCGCCGCCTTCCGCGTCGCCGGCGAGATCACCGGCGAGGAGAAGGTCCACGCCATCGGCTACTGCGTCGGTGGCACGCTGCTCGCCGTCGCCCTCGCCTACATGGCGGCGCGCGACATCGACCTCGTGGAGACCGCGACCTTCTTCACCACCCAGGTCGACTTCACCTATGCCGGCGACCTCAAGGTCTTCGTCGACGAGGAGCAGATCCAGACGCTTGAGAAGCGCATGGCCCAGACCGGCTATCTTGAGGGCAAGCAGATGGCCAACGCCTTCAACATGCTGCGCTCGAACGACCTGATCTGGAGCTATTTCGTCAACAACTACATGAAGGGCAAGCAGCCGATGCCCTTCGACCTGCTCTACTGGAACGCCGATTCCCCGCGCATGCCGGCGGCGAACCATTCCTTCTACCTGCGCCACTGCTACCTGCAGAACGACCTCAGCCAGGGCCGCATGGTGGTCGCCGGCGAGACGCTGGACCTCAAGAAGGTGACCGTGCCGGTCTACAATCTCGCCGCGCGCGAGGACCACATCGCGCCCGCCCGCTCGGTCTTCCTCGGCTCGCAGAGCTTCGGGGGTCCGGTCGATTATGTCATGGCGGGGTCGGGCCACATTGCGGGCGTCGTTAATCCGCCAGAGAAGAAGAAATATCAGTTCTGGACAGGCGGCCGCCCCGAGGGCGCCTTCGAGGACTGGGTGGCCAAGGCCGAGGAGCACCCCGGCTCCTGGTGGCCGCACTGGCGCGAATGGATCCGCAGCCATGACGGCGAGGAGGTCCCCGCCCGCCGCCCCGGCTCCAATGCCCATCCGCCCATCGAGGACGCGCCCGGGCGCTATGTGAAAGTGAAGGACTGA
- the argC gene encoding N-acetyl-gamma-glutamyl-phosphate reductase, which produces MATKAKIAILGASGYTGADAVRLAARHPHVEITALTANTHAGKSMADVFPHFFMLDLPKLVTWESVDWSGLDAVFCGLPHGTTQEITAAVLKANPKIKILDMSADFRLRDGATYAEWYGHEHQAPELQKEAVYGLTELYRDDITKARLVACPGCYPTATLLALVPVAKAGLIHADDIIVDAKSGVTGAGRGLKQNTLFSEAGEGLSPYSIGKHRHAPEIEQEIGVAVGGKVTINFTPHLIPMARGELCTSYVKLNGATADDLRQALADAYKDEPFVHVAPKGVVPQTQNVRGSNYVQIGVFPDRIPGRAIIISTLDNLVKGSAGQALQNMNLVLGFPETMGLEQIALFP; this is translated from the coding sequence ATGGCGACCAAGGCCAAAATCGCGATCCTCGGCGCGTCCGGTTACACCGGCGCCGACGCCGTCCGCCTCGCCGCGCGCCATCCGCATGTCGAGATCACCGCGCTGACCGCCAACACCCATGCCGGCAAGTCCATGGCCGACGTCTTCCCGCATTTCTTCATGCTGGACCTGCCGAAGCTAGTGACCTGGGAGAGCGTCGACTGGAGCGGCCTCGATGCGGTGTTCTGCGGCTTGCCGCACGGCACGACGCAGGAGATCACCGCAGCGGTGCTGAAGGCCAATCCCAAGATCAAGATCCTCGACATGTCCGCCGATTTCCGGCTGCGCGACGGGGCGACCTATGCCGAGTGGTATGGCCACGAGCATCAGGCGCCGGAGCTGCAGAAGGAGGCGGTCTACGGCCTCACCGAGCTCTACCGCGACGACATCACCAAGGCGCGGCTCGTGGCCTGCCCGGGCTGCTACCCGACCGCGACCCTGCTCGCGCTGGTGCCGGTGGCCAAGGCCGGCCTCATCCACGCCGATGACATCATCGTCGATGCCAAGTCGGGCGTGACGGGGGCCGGGCGCGGGCTCAAGCAGAACACGCTGTTCTCGGAGGCCGGGGAGGGGCTGTCGCCCTATTCCATCGGCAAGCATCGCCACGCTCCGGAGATCGAGCAGGAGATCGGCGTCGCCGTCGGGGGCAAGGTCACCATCAACTTCACGCCCCACCTCATCCCGATGGCGCGCGGCGAGCTCTGCACCTCCTATGTGAAGCTGAACGGCGCCACCGCCGATGACCTGCGCCAGGCGCTCGCCGATGCCTACAAGGACGAGCCCTTCGTCCATGTGGCGCCGAAGGGCGTGGTGCCGCAGACGCAGAATGTCCGCGGCTCGAACTATGTGCAGATCGGCGTCTTCCCCGACCGCATTCCCGGCAGGGCCATCATCATCTCGACGCTGGACAACCTGGTGAAGGGCTCCGCTGGCCAGGCGCTGCAGAACATGAACCTCGTCCTCGGCTTCCCCGAGACGATGGGGCTCGAGCAGATCGCGCTGTTCCCGTAA
- a CDS encoding MBL fold metallo-hydrolase, with translation MPSDRTPHIHSFFDEATFTVSHLVADPVTREAAVIDPVLDYDQNAGEVDTRSVDAILGKAAAEGYRIVWTLETHAHADHLSGSPLIKAKTGAKIGIGEHIKDVQRIFRPVFNATDLKTDGSDFDHLFRDGETFAIGELTGSILHTPGHTPADIVYRIEDAAFVGDTLFMPDFGTARADFPGGDARTLYRSIQKVLSLPPETRLFLCHDYKAPGRDHYAWETTVAEQRAANVHVRDGTDEGEFVAMREARDAKLAVPRLLLPSIQVNIRAGRFPQAEANGVRYLLIPVKVRTKDAEAATAA, from the coding sequence ATGCCGTCCGACCGCACGCCCCACATTCACTCGTTCTTCGACGAGGCAACCTTCACGGTCAGCCACCTGGTGGCCGATCCGGTGACCCGCGAGGCCGCCGTGATCGATCCGGTGCTCGACTACGATCAGAACGCGGGCGAGGTCGACACCCGCTCGGTCGATGCGATCCTCGGCAAGGCCGCCGCCGAGGGCTACCGGATCGTCTGGACGCTCGAGACCCACGCCCATGCCGACCATCTGTCCGGTTCGCCCCTCATCAAGGCGAAGACCGGCGCGAAGATCGGGATCGGCGAGCACATCAAGGATGTGCAGCGCATCTTCCGCCCTGTCTTCAACGCCACGGACCTGAAGACGGACGGCAGTGATTTCGATCACCTGTTCAGGGATGGCGAGACCTTCGCCATCGGCGAGCTCACGGGATCGATCCTGCACACGCCAGGCCACACGCCGGCCGACATCGTCTACCGGATCGAGGACGCAGCCTTCGTCGGCGACACCCTGTTCATGCCGGACTTCGGCACCGCCCGTGCCGACTTCCCCGGCGGTGATGCCCGCACCCTCTATCGGTCGATCCAGAAGGTGCTGTCGCTGCCGCCCGAGACTCGCCTGTTCCTCTGCCACGACTACAAGGCGCCGGGTCGCGACCACTATGCCTGGGAGACGACGGTGGCCGAACAGCGCGCGGCCAATGTCCATGTCCGGGACGGAACGGATGAGGGCGAATTTGTCGCCATGCGCGAGGCGCGCGACGCCAAGCTGGCCGTGCCGCGCCTTCTGCTGCCCTCGATCCAGGTCAACATCCGGGCCGGCCGCTTCCCTCAGGCGGAGGCCAATGGCGTTCGCTACCTGCTGATCCCGGTGAAGGTCAGGACCAAGGACGCTGAAGCGGCCACGGCGGCGTGA
- the dapB gene encoding 4-hydroxy-tetrahydrodipicolinate reductase — protein MLRIVVAGASGWVGRELIKAVAAAPDLALAGAVSRSAAGRDAGEVAGVPALGVAVSASLAEALAVPSDVVIDYTKPHVVKGHALEALAAGRHVVVGTSGLGADDYAEIDAAAKAAGRGVIAAGNFSITASLLKRFATMAARHVPDVEIIDYASAKKPDTPSGTGRELGEILSKVRLAPTSKPVDELGGIRETRGGAVNAGGIAVQVHSVRMPSFVLSAEAIFGLPDERLTIRHDAGSSAAPYVGGTLLAARKVGEITGLVRGIDHLLD, from the coding sequence ATGCTGCGCATCGTCGTCGCCGGCGCCTCCGGCTGGGTTGGCCGTGAACTGATCAAGGCCGTCGCCGCAGCCCCCGATCTCGCGCTGGCAGGGGCGGTTTCCCGCTCCGCCGCAGGCCGGGATGCGGGGGAGGTTGCCGGTGTGCCGGCCCTCGGCGTCGCGGTCTCCGCCTCGCTCGCCGAGGCGCTCGCGGTGCCGAGCGATGTCGTCATCGACTATACCAAGCCGCATGTGGTGAAGGGCCATGCCCTCGAGGCCCTCGCGGCCGGTCGCCACGTGGTCGTCGGCACCTCCGGCCTTGGCGCCGACGACTATGCGGAGATCGACGCCGCCGCGAAGGCGGCGGGCCGGGGCGTCATTGCCGCGGGCAATTTCTCGATCACCGCCTCGCTGCTGAAGCGCTTCGCCACCATGGCGGCGCGCCACGTGCCCGATGTCGAGATCATCGACTACGCCTCCGCCAAGAAGCCCGACACGCCCTCAGGGACGGGCCGCGAGCTCGGCGAGATCCTGTCGAAGGTCCGCCTCGCGCCGACCTCCAAGCCGGTCGATGAGCTGGGCGGCATCCGCGAGACGCGCGGCGGCGCCGTCAATGCCGGCGGCATCGCCGTGCAGGTCCATTCGGTGCGGATGCCGTCCTTCGTCCTGTCGGCCGAGGCGATCTTCGGCCTGCCGGACGAGCGGCTCACCATCCGCCACGATGCCGGCTCGTCAGCCGCTCCTTACGTCGGCGGCACGCTGCTGGCGGCGCGCAAGGTCGGCGAGATCACCGGCCTTGTGCGCGGCATCGACCATCTCCTGGACTGA
- a CDS encoding rhodanese family protein, producing MTIKHIAPAEAFAMLSHGAILVDIREMDEWRREHVPLASHHALSAIERDPPKASGAVIFHCRSGNRTSVNAQRLAATVPGAKVYVLDGGIEAWRDAGLPIVRDVKQPIEIMRQVQIVAGTLVAVGTALGVLIHPGFLAVPGFVGAGLAFAGVTGTCAMARILSLAPWNRPALTSASA from the coding sequence ATGACCATCAAGCACATTGCCCCCGCCGAAGCCTTCGCCATGCTGTCCCACGGCGCGATCCTGGTCGATATCCGCGAGATGGATGAATGGCGCCGCGAGCATGTTCCGCTGGCCAGCCACCATGCGCTGTCCGCCATCGAGCGTGATCCGCCGAAGGCGAGCGGCGCCGTCATCTTCCACTGCCGCAGCGGCAACCGGACGAGTGTCAATGCCCAGCGTCTCGCGGCCACCGTGCCGGGGGCGAAGGTCTATGTGCTCGACGGCGGTATCGAGGCCTGGCGCGACGCGGGGCTTCCCATTGTCAGGGACGTGAAGCAGCCCATCGAGATCATGCGCCAGGTGCAGATCGTGGCGGGAACGCTGGTGGCCGTTGGCACGGCGCTTGGCGTTCTCATCCATCCCGGTTTCCTCGCCGTTCCAGGCTTTGTCGGGGCGGGCCTTGCCTTCGCCGGTGTGACGGGAACCTGCGCCATGGCCCGCATTCTCTCGCTCGCCCCCTGGAATCGCCCGGCCCTGACCTCGGCCAGCGCCTGA
- a CDS encoding LL-diaminopimelate aminotransferase, with amino-acid sequence MTQSQFHRIRRLPPYVFEQVNKVKAAARAKGVDIIDLGMGNPDLPAPDHVIEKLKETIGKPRTDRYSASKGIPGLRRAQAAYYERRFGVKLDPDTQVIATLGSKEGFANMAQAITAPGDVVLCPNPSYPIHAFGFLMAGGVIRSVPATADEEYFRAMERAMQHSIPKPIAVVTCYPSNPTAQVADLDFYAELVRFAKKHDLIVLSDLAYAEVYFDEAKPPPSILQVPGAFDVAVEFTSMSKTFSMAGWRMGFAVGNERLCAALARVKSYLDYGAYTPVQVAATAALNGPDDCIREMRATYRKRRDALVESFRNAGWEIPAPEASMFAWVPIPEPFKPLGSLEFAKLLVEKAEVAVAPGIGFGEHGDDYVRIAVVENEQRIRQAARNVKRFFDGASTTLHNVIPIAAAGR; translated from the coding sequence ATGACCCAGAGCCAGTTCCACCGCATCCGCCGGCTGCCGCCTTACGTCTTCGAGCAGGTGAACAAGGTGAAGGCCGCCGCCCGGGCCAAGGGCGTCGACATCATCGACCTCGGCATGGGCAATCCCGATCTTCCGGCTCCCGATCACGTGATCGAGAAGCTGAAGGAGACGATCGGCAAGCCGCGCACCGATCGTTATTCCGCCTCCAAGGGCATTCCCGGCCTGCGCCGCGCCCAGGCCGCCTATTACGAGCGCCGTTTCGGCGTGAAGCTCGATCCGGACACCCAGGTCATCGCGACGCTGGGCTCGAAGGAGGGCTTCGCCAACATGGCCCAGGCGATCACCGCGCCGGGCGATGTCGTGCTTTGCCCCAATCCGAGCTATCCGATCCATGCCTTCGGCTTCCTGATGGCCGGCGGCGTCATCCGCTCGGTGCCGGCGACGGCGGACGAGGAGTATTTCCGGGCCATGGAGCGCGCGATGCAGCACTCCATCCCCAAGCCGATTGCGGTGGTGACCTGCTATCCGTCCAACCCGACCGCGCAGGTCGCCGATCTCGACTTCTATGCCGAGCTCGTCCGCTTCGCGAAGAAGCACGACCTCATCGTCCTGTCCGACCTCGCCTATGCCGAGGTCTATTTCGACGAGGCCAAGCCGCCGCCGTCGATCCTGCAGGTGCCGGGCGCCTTCGACGTGGCGGTGGAGTTCACCTCCATGTCCAAGACCTTCTCCATGGCCGGCTGGCGCATGGGCTTTGCGGTCGGCAACGAGCGGCTCTGCGCGGCGCTCGCCCGGGTGAAGAGCTATCTCGACTATGGCGCCTATACGCCGGTGCAGGTCGCGGCCACCGCGGCGCTCAACGGCCCGGATGACTGCATCCGCGAGATGCGCGCCACCTATCGCAAGCGCCGCGACGCCCTCGTCGAGAGCTTCCGCAATGCCGGCTGGGAGATCCCGGCGCCCGAGGCATCCATGTTCGCCTGGGTGCCGATCCCGGAGCCGTTCAAGCCGCTTGGCTCGCTCGAATTCGCCAAGCTCCTGGTCGAGAAGGCCGAAGTCGCTGTGGCGCCCGGCATCGGCTTCGGCGAGCATGGCGACGATTATGTGCGCATCGCCGTCGTCGAGAACGAGCAGCGCATTCGCCAGGCGGCGCGCAACGTGAAGCGTTTCTTCGATGGGGCCTCCACGACGCTGCACAACGTCATCCCCATCGCCGCCGCAGGGCGCTGA
- a CDS encoding acyl-CoA thioesterase: MRIPVDERAPLASYPFLTVHPVRYGDLDPNNHVNNAVIGTYLEIGRTEFFDREGIRLTAEGRGISLVHVEIEFHREILYPGSVQIVSGIRRVGASSLTFDQAVFVDGVRHVSGSSTTAQVDKTTGRSTPWNDVQRAKFARLMMP; encoded by the coding sequence GTGCGTATTCCCGTCGACGAGCGCGCCCCGCTCGCCTCCTACCCCTTCCTCACCGTGCATCCCGTCCGCTACGGCGACCTCGACCCCAACAACCACGTCAACAACGCGGTGATCGGCACCTATCTGGAGATCGGCCGCACCGAGTTCTTCGATCGCGAGGGCATCCGGCTGACCGCGGAAGGGCGCGGCATCTCGCTGGTGCATGTGGAGATCGAGTTCCACCGGGAGATCCTCTATCCCGGCTCGGTGCAGATCGTTTCCGGCATCCGCCGCGTTGGTGCGTCGTCGCTCACCTTCGACCAGGCGGTCTTCGTCGACGGCGTGCGCCACGTCTCCGGCTCCTCGACCACCGCGCAGGTGGACAAGACGACCGGGCGCTCGACGCCCTGGAACGACGTCCAGCGCGCCAAGTTCGCCCGGCTGATGATGCCCTGA
- a CDS encoding homoserine dehydrogenase has translation MQDVLKVGIAGLGTVGASVVRLIAKRDNRLAEAAGRPIRVTAVTARSRRKDRGIDLSGVRWAADPVSLAADPDIDVFVELVGGAEGPAREAVEMALSKGKAVVTANKALLAAHGPALARKAEAKGVALNFEAAVAGGIPVIKTLRESLLGNTIERVYGILNGTCNYILTRMAEEGIAFEDCLKDAQKLGYAEADPTFDVDGFDTAHKLSLLTSLAFGTLVDTKGISIEGIRSIKPVDLRMAEELGYRVKLLGVAQRTADGVEQRVHPTFVPKDAAIAQVNGVLNAVAIDADAVDLTLVGPGAGGDATASAVIADIVDVARGHRTAPFIRPVAALTKPSRAPMTRHEGGYYIRLEVVDRPGTAARIASRMAQNNISLESIVQRRTGPVRGGTDPAAAAAPAPVVLITYATTEAAVRRALKAMDSDGILIGAPQVIRIERD, from the coding sequence ATGCAGGACGTCTTGAAAGTCGGCATTGCCGGCCTCGGCACGGTCGGGGCCTCGGTGGTCCGGCTCATCGCCAAGCGCGACAACCGGTTGGCGGAGGCTGCCGGCCGCCCGATCCGCGTCACGGCCGTCACCGCCCGCTCGAGGCGCAAGGACCGCGGCATCGACCTGTCGGGCGTGCGCTGGGCCGCCGACCCGGTGAGCCTCGCCGCGGATCCGGACATTGATGTCTTTGTCGAACTGGTGGGCGGCGCCGAGGGTCCGGCGCGGGAGGCCGTCGAGATGGCCTTGTCCAAGGGCAAGGCCGTGGTCACCGCCAACAAGGCCCTGCTTGCCGCCCATGGCCCGGCGCTGGCCCGCAAGGCCGAGGCCAAGGGCGTTGCCCTCAATTTCGAGGCGGCCGTCGCCGGCGGCATCCCCGTCATCAAGACGCTGCGCGAGAGCCTGCTCGGCAATACGATCGAGCGCGTCTACGGCATCCTCAACGGCACCTGCAACTACATCCTCACCCGCATGGCGGAGGAGGGCATCGCCTTCGAGGACTGCCTGAAGGATGCGCAGAAGCTCGGCTATGCCGAAGCCGACCCGACTTTCGACGTCGACGGCTTCGATACCGCCCACAAGCTCTCGCTGCTCACCAGCCTCGCCTTCGGCACGCTGGTCGACACCAAGGGCATCTCCATCGAGGGCATCCGGTCGATCAAGCCGGTGGACCTGCGCATGGCCGAGGAACTCGGCTACCGGGTCAAGCTGCTGGGTGTCGCCCAGCGCACGGCCGACGGCGTCGAGCAGCGCGTCCACCCGACCTTCGTGCCGAAGGATGCCGCCATCGCCCAGGTGAACGGCGTGCTCAATGCCGTCGCGATCGATGCCGATGCCGTGGATCTGACCCTGGTCGGCCCCGGTGCCGGTGGCGACGCCACTGCGTCGGCCGTCATTGCCGATATCGTCGATGTCGCCCGCGGCCATCGCACCGCGCCCTTCATCCGCCCGGTCGCGGCCCTGACCAAGCCGAGCCGCGCGCCGATGACCCGCCACGAGGGCGGCTACTACATCCGCCTCGAGGTGGTCGATCGCCCCGGCACTGCCGCGCGGATCGCCTCGCGGATGGCGCAGAACAACATCTCGCTGGAATCGATCGTGCAGCGTCGCACCGGACCGGTGCGCGGCGGCACCGACCCGGCCGCCGCCGCCGCGCCGGCGCCGGTGGTCCTCATCACCTATGCGACGACCGAAGCCGCTGTGCGGCGGGCCCTCAAGGCCATGGATTCCGATGGTATCCTGATCGGCGCGCCGCAGGTTATCCGCATCGAGCGCGACTGA
- a CDS encoding cob(I)yrinic acid a,c-diamide adenosyltransferase, translating into MVKLNKIYTKTGDDGTTGLAAGPRRLKSDLRVEAYGCIDEANSAIGIARLHTATDPVVDAMLMRIQNDMFDLGADLATPDLGEDLGYEPLRIVEAQVKRIEAEIDQLNAELDPLKSFILPGGSPASAYLHLARTMARRAERIMVDLVRRPGEEVSRPALEYVNRLSDFLFVAARYLNNKGKADVLWVPGKNR; encoded by the coding sequence ATGGTCAAGCTCAACAAGATCTACACCAAGACCGGCGACGACGGCACGACGGGCCTCGCGGCCGGCCCGCGGCGCCTGAAGTCGGACCTGCGGGTCGAGGCCTATGGCTGCATCGACGAGGCCAATTCCGCCATCGGGATTGCCCGTCTGCACACGGCCACCGACCCGGTCGTGGACGCCATGCTCATGCGCATCCAGAACGACATGTTCGACCTCGGTGCGGACCTCGCCACGCCCGATCTCGGCGAGGACCTGGGCTATGAGCCGCTGCGCATCGTCGAGGCGCAGGTGAAGCGCATCGAGGCCGAGATCGACCAGCTTAATGCCGAGCTCGATCCGCTGAAGAGCTTCATCCTGCCCGGCGGCAGCCCGGCCTCGGCCTATCTGCACCTCGCCCGCACCATGGCCCGGCGCGCCGAGCGCATCATGGTCGACCTCGTCCGCCGCCCGGGCGAGGAGGTGTCACGGCCGGCGCTGGAATATGTGAACCGCCTGTCGGACTTCCTCTTCGTCGCCGCCCGCTATCTCAACAACAAGGGCAAGGCGGATGTCCTGTGGGTGCCGGGCAAGAACCGGTAG
- a CDS encoding twin transmembrane helix small protein: MPINLLVPVAVGAVAIVLVMGLINMMRGGSPNTSQKLMRWRVGLQFVAIVVIVIAIYVKANGG; this comes from the coding sequence ATGCCGATCAACCTGCTCGTGCCCGTCGCCGTCGGGGCGGTCGCCATCGTCCTCGTCATGGGCCTCATCAACATGATGCGCGGCGGCAGCCCCAACACATCCCAGAAGCTGATGCGCTGGCGCGTCGGGCTGCAATTCGTGGCCATTGTCGTGATCGTGATCGCCATCTATGTGAAGGCCAATGGCGGCTGA